A genomic region of Arachis stenosperma cultivar V10309 chromosome 9, arast.V10309.gnm1.PFL2, whole genome shotgun sequence contains the following coding sequences:
- the LOC130949875 gene encoding uncharacterized protein LOC130949875 yields the protein MGEGNVAVEDDAIRLLVEGDPSIKVKSVIAEVQSKFNYTVTYHKAWLGKQKSVAKIFGDWEVSYQILPVWLKTMIAKMLRSRIQIKMLPVYRESEEVQGVDGTHLYKKYKCALLVAVAQDENQNIVPIAFAIVEDETADAWEFFLNNLRKYVVTLDGVGIISNRHNSIDAAIARSNSAWSSPRAWHMFCIRHIGSNFLRRFKAPYLHKLVVNICYSRREQKYNKNYQRLKERGEAYTQWCDEIGVQKWVLAFDGGHRWGHMTTNLVECINSVLKGAGNLPVTANVRSTFYRLNELFTRKSVEAHEHIRNEFTYSEFATKRVEESFRRAGNIVVNLFGRRNEIFEIANCKMVERLPCRHVLACCANQHLDWQVYVHDVYKMSEICKVYRSEFVPMGDPSTWASYEGAKVIANWTLRSATKRRPKSTRCLNEMESRICVVLASVLYVDRRDIAEIDVPSAQVQSPLRVNLD from the exons ATGG GTGAAGGCAACGTTGCGGTGGAAGATG ATGCTATTAGGCTGTTGGTCGAAGGAGACCCATCGATAAAGGTGAAGTCTGTTATTGCAGAAGTTCAATCCAAGTTCAACTACACTGTAACTTACCACAAGGCTTGGTTGGGAAAGCAGAAATCTGTAGCAAAAATTTTCGGTGATTGGGAAGTTTCTTACCAAATTCTGCCAGTATGGTTGAAAACAATGATTGCGAAGATGCTAAGGTCTCGCATTCAAATCAAAATGCTTCCCGTTTACCGTGAGAGTGAGGAGGTTCAAGGT GTTGATGGCACACACCtgtacaaaaaatataaatgtgCACTTCTAGTGGCGGTTGCACAAGATGAAAATCAAAACATTGTGCCTATTGCGTTTGCGATAGTCGAGGATGAGACGGCAGATGCGTGGGAGTTTTTTCTAAACAATTTGCGGAAATATGTTGTTACCCTTGATGGCGTCGGCATCATTTCTAACCGCCATAACTCCATCGACGCAGCAATAGCTCGCAGTAACAGTGCATGGTCATCACCAAGAGCGTGGCACATGTTCTGCATCAGGCACATCGGGTCCAATTTCTTAAGGAGGTTCAAGGCTCCGTATTTGCATAAGCTCGTGGTTAACATAT GCTATTCTAGGAGGGAACAGAAGTACAACAAAAACTACCAAAGGCTTAAAGAGCGGGGTGAGGCATATACTCAATGGTGCGATGAGATTGGTGTTCAAAAATGGGTGTTGGCATTTGACGGAGGTCATCGTTGGGGACATATGACGACAAACTTGGTAGAGTGCATTAATTCTGTCCTAAAGGGTGCAGGCAACCTCCCTGTGACTGCCAATGTTAGGTCTACCTTCTATCGGCTAAATGAATTGTTCACTCGGAAGAGTGTCGAGGCTCATGAGCATATACGCAATGAATTCACGTATTCAGAATTTGCCACGAAAAGAGTTGAAGAAAGTTTTCGACGTGCAGGAAACATTGTGGTCAATTTGTTCGGCAGGCGCAACGAGATATTTGAGATTGCGAACTGCAAGATG GTCGAGCGACTCCCATGCCGCCACGTCCTCGCATGTTGCGCTAACCAGCATCTTGATTGGCAAGTATATGTGCATGACGTGTACAAGATGTCTGAAATTTGCAAGGTCTACAGAAGTGAGTTTGTCCCGATGGGTGACCCATCTACGTGGGCTTCGTATGAAGGAGCGAAGGTGATCGCGAATTGGACGTTGAGGAGTGCGACCAAaagaagacccaaatcaactcGCTGCTTGAATGAGATGGAATCGCGGATATGCGTGGTTCTCGCGAGTGTACTATATGTGGACAGGAGGGACATAGCCGAAATCGATGTCCCCAGCGCGCAGGTCCAATCTCCGCTGAGGGTCAATCTTGATTAA